The nucleotide sequence TAAGAAAATGACCTTTAACAATTATAGATCTCGTAAATCTTTGATCAAATTAGTCGTCATCGCCACACTTCTTTTTTCAGTAACGGCTTGTAAAAAGTCTGCAGAGGTTATGAATGATGCACCAGATGACGCGACAATTGTAGAGGTAGAAAAAGCTCCTTTTGAGGCGCCAGAAGGTATGGTTTGGGTTCCCGGTAAAACCTTTACCATGGGAGCAAAAGACAGCGATGCGATGGCCATGCCGCGAGAGAAGCCTTCCCATGAGGTTAGGGTCGATGGATTTTTCATGGATGCTACCGAGGTTACTAATGATGAATTTTCCGCTTTCGCGAAAGCGACACAATATAAAACCGTTGCAGAGCGCCCCATAGACTGGGAACAAATGAAAAAGGAACTGCCAGAAGGAACGCCAAAACCAGCAGATTCCATTCTCCAACCTGGATCGCTAGTCTTCAACAAAGACGTTGAAGGTGTCGTGGATATGAACAACTATGCCCAATGGTGGAAATGGAAGATAGGCGCAAACTGGAGACAGCCCTACGGTCCAGGCAGTTCTATTGAAGGCAAAGGAGATTATCCAGTGGTTCATATCGCCTATGAAGATGCGCTGGCTTATTGCAAGTGGGCCAATCGCAAATTACCCACAGAAGCGCAATGGGAAAGCGCCGCACAAGGAACGGAAACACAACAGATATTCACATGGGGCGATGATTCCAGCAAGATTGGTCAAAAATCAAACACTTGGGAAGGTCAATTCCCGGTCAATAACACAGGTGCAGACGGCTTTAAGTATGTGGCTCCGGTCAAGTCATTTGACCCTAATTCGCTAGGCTTATACGATATGGCTGGAAATGTTTGGGAATGGACGAGCGACTTGTATAATGAGGATTATTACCAGACGTTACCCAAAGATCAGGTGATATCAAATCCGCAAGGAGCAAATACCTATAAAAACAGACAAAACCCATATCAGGAAGAAATGGTCATGAAAGGCGGTTCTTATTTATGTCATGCGTCCTACTGCGCCAGCTATAGAATAAGCGCAAGAATGAGTACGAGCAGAGATTCTGGAAGTGATCACTTAGGGTTTAGAACTGTTGCTACACCAGCGATGATTTCTGCTAAAAATTAGACTGATCTTAGGTTTAGCTTGCTCAGGATGAGCGTTGCTTTGCAGTCAAAAAAACTCTAGGCTTTTGAACTATTAGACCTTTTCTTATGGTTTAGCAAATTATTCTCTTTTGACGATGGTTCAATGCGTTTTACCATTCGTCGACACTTAACCGTCATCTACCGACAGTAAAATACTGTTCAACTAACTATTTCCAGAAAACTGACCTTTAACATCATATTTGTAGATGCTTAAACCCTCAACCTTGAACAACAAACTCAGAGTATTACTCATAGAAGACGACACGATTGAGGTCATGAAACTCAAGAGAGCGATCGCAAAACTTGAAATGCCTCATGAAATCGTAGAAGCAAAAAACGGTGAAGAAGCTCTTGATATACTTAGAAACCGTGATTCGTTACCAGACTTGATCCTCTTGGATTTGAACATGCCTCGTATCAATGGCTTGGAATTTCTCAAGATTCTAAAAAATGACGAAGTGATGCGCTTTTTACCAGTGGTAATTCTGACTACTTCCAGCAATAGAAAAGACATGCTGGAATGTTATAAAGAAGGTGTTGCTGGTTATATCTTGAAGCCGCTCAAGTACGATGATTATGTGGAAAAGATAAGCACCACATTAAATTATTGGAGTACCAACGAATTAATTAAAGGATAATGAAGGGAATCGTTTTTACAGAATTTCTGGATTTGGTAGAGAATAAGTTTGGCCTTGAGATGGTGGACACCATCGTTTCTAATGCAGATTTGCCTTCTAATGGTATTTATACCTCAATTGGGACCTATAGTTTTTCTGAAATGCTCAGTTTATTGGTCAACCTCAGTCAGGAAACGGGTATAGCCATCGATGAACTATTGCTGGTATATGGGGAACATTTCTTCACGGTAGTCGAGAATAGTTATTCCTCTTTTTTAAGGGAGTTTACTGATCCTATAGAAATGCTTGCTTCTATAGAAAATCATATTCATGTAGAAGTCAGAAAGATATATCCAGACGCAGAGCTTCCTACTTTCAATGTTCTGGAGAAAACCGAGAATACACTGATCATGATTTATAAGTCCAGTCGCTCCATGCACTGTTTTGGGTTGGGACTTATGAACAAGACTTTTGAGTATTTCAATGCTGAAGCCACTATATTAGTTGAGAAAATAAAGGAAGATGGGACTGAGGTAAAATTCAGTATTCAGAGAAATGGCTGACGATAAAATTAAGATTTACGAACGTGCTCTAGCTCGCGAGAAGGCGGCCAGGAAGCAAGCGGAACAAATCCTAGAACAAAAATCTAGAGAGCTTTTTGAAAAATCTGAAGAGCTACGTATTTCCAATTTCAAACTAGAAAACCTCTACAAGCAAACCTCGTCAGAACTACAAGGGGTTTTTGAAAACATAGTGGATGCGTATGTCGTCATGGACATGAACAGCAAGGTTATAAAAATGAACCATGCTGCAGAAAAGCTACTGGGATACAAATTAGAAGAAGATATCGATCTTTTCTCGCTGGTTCATGATGATGAAAAGGAGAAAACAGCCGAAGCGTTTAAATATCTATTTCACAACTCATCCATCACAGATTTTCGGATTAAAATCGTTGTAAAAGATGGGTCTGCCAAAATGGTCCACATCAATGCGAGCT is from Nonlabens sp. YIK11 and encodes:
- a CDS encoding formylglycine-generating enzyme family protein produces the protein MTFNNYRSRKSLIKLVVIATLLFSVTACKKSAEVMNDAPDDATIVEVEKAPFEAPEGMVWVPGKTFTMGAKDSDAMAMPREKPSHEVRVDGFFMDATEVTNDEFSAFAKATQYKTVAERPIDWEQMKKELPEGTPKPADSILQPGSLVFNKDVEGVVDMNNYAQWWKWKIGANWRQPYGPGSSIEGKGDYPVVHIAYEDALAYCKWANRKLPTEAQWESAAQGTETQQIFTWGDDSSKIGQKSNTWEGQFPVNNTGADGFKYVAPVKSFDPNSLGLYDMAGNVWEWTSDLYNEDYYQTLPKDQVISNPQGANTYKNRQNPYQEEMVMKGGSYLCHASYCASYRISARMSTSRDSGSDHLGFRTVATPAMISAKN
- a CDS encoding response regulator — translated: MLKPSTLNNKLRVLLIEDDTIEVMKLKRAIAKLEMPHEIVEAKNGEEALDILRNRDSLPDLILLDLNMPRINGLEFLKILKNDEVMRFLPVVILTTSSNRKDMLECYKEGVAGYILKPLKYDDYVEKISTTLNYWSTNELIKG
- a CDS encoding heme NO-binding domain-containing protein, giving the protein MKGIVFTEFLDLVENKFGLEMVDTIVSNADLPSNGIYTSIGTYSFSEMLSLLVNLSQETGIAIDELLLVYGEHFFTVVENSYSSFLREFTDPIEMLASIENHIHVEVRKIYPDAELPTFNVLEKTENTLIMIYKSSRSMHCFGLGLMNKTFEYFNAEATILVEKIKEDGTEVKFSIQRNG